A genomic window from Sulfurospirillum diekertiae includes:
- a CDS encoding vWA domain-containing protein: MEFLNPEAFWALLALLPFSYFLTRRSSSLESLFAPEIFAKISFSRQSISRRSRNVLMLLAMSFVIIALARPVLKEGEITVDTTSIDVVVGFDLSASMFSDDVYPSRFALAQQKFDDLLNVFPEANVAVIGFSSQGFLVAPLSRDFHTLRFLVEHMNARSVSQKGTNILSALQSAENLMKESTHKALILLTDGGDTETFDKEIAYAKTHGIKVYVYAIGTEKGGAIKGENGMLTDAKGNVVITHLNESIKQLALQSDGAYLHYSLRHDDIKAMVEDIRSKFKSHTRKSDTIHAYQELFYYPLMFGILFLLLSLISLPQRKIHG, encoded by the coding sequence GTGGAATTTTTAAATCCAGAAGCTTTTTGGGCACTCTTAGCACTGCTACCCTTCAGTTATTTTCTCACACGTCGCAGCAGCAGTCTAGAGTCACTCTTTGCCCCTGAAATCTTTGCCAAAATTAGCTTTTCACGCCAAAGTATTTCGAGGCGTTCGCGCAATGTGTTGATGCTTTTGGCGATGAGTTTTGTCATTATCGCTCTTGCTCGCCCCGTTCTCAAGGAAGGCGAAATCACCGTCGATACCACGTCAATAGATGTCGTTGTGGGCTTTGACCTCTCCGCTTCCATGTTCAGCGATGATGTTTACCCCAGCCGTTTTGCGCTCGCTCAGCAAAAATTTGATGATCTTTTAAATGTCTTTCCTGAAGCCAATGTCGCGGTGATCGGTTTTAGTTCACAAGGCTTTTTGGTCGCTCCACTCAGTCGAGACTTTCACACCTTGCGCTTTTTGGTCGAACACATGAATGCTCGCTCGGTATCGCAAAAAGGAACCAATATCCTCTCCGCCCTTCAAAGTGCGGAAAACTTGATGAAAGAGAGCACACACAAAGCGTTGATTTTACTCACTGATGGTGGCGATACGGAGACCTTTGACAAAGAGATCGCTTATGCAAAAACACACGGCATTAAAGTCTATGTTTATGCTATCGGTACGGAAAAAGGCGGTGCGATTAAGGGTGAAAATGGAATGCTCACCGATGCCAAAGGCAATGTCGTCATCACGCACCTCAACGAGTCGATCAAACAGCTTGCGCTTCAAAGCGATGGAGCCTACTTGCACTACTCGTTACGCCATGATGACATCAAAGCGATGGTGGAAGATATTCGCTCTAAATTTAAAAGCCATACCCGTAAGAGCGATACGATTCACGCCTATCAAGAGCTTTTTTACTACCCATTGATGTTCGGCATCCTCTTCTTGTTGTTGAGTTTGATTTCTTTACCACAAAGGAAAATTCATGGTTAA
- a CDS encoding amino acid ABC transporter permease — MFTSVSYEFHWESIYAYKQKFIDGFFMTIVISFFALILSLFIGVFFAYGQNSKVILLRFFSRFYIELIRGTPLLVQILIFFYVFANNLGFNNRYIVGTVILAMFSGAYVSEIIRAGIQSIHKSQYESAQSLGFTPFQTYRYIIFPQAYKRIIPPLTGQFASIIKDSSLLSIISISEFTMNAQEVNAYTFSTLESYIPLAIGYLMLTYPISFWAKKLEERMKD; from the coding sequence ATGTTTACCTCGGTCTCCTATGAGTTTCATTGGGAGAGCATCTACGCGTACAAACAAAAGTTTATTGATGGCTTTTTTATGACGATCGTTATCTCCTTTTTTGCCTTGATTTTAAGTCTTTTCATTGGAGTTTTTTTTGCGTATGGACAAAATTCTAAAGTGATTCTTTTGCGGTTTTTTTCGCGGTTTTATATCGAGCTTATCAGAGGAACACCACTTTTGGTGCAAATTTTGATCTTTTTCTATGTCTTTGCCAACAATCTTGGCTTTAACAATCGCTATATCGTTGGAACGGTGATTCTTGCGATGTTTTCAGGTGCTTATGTGAGTGAGATTATACGAGCAGGCATCCAAAGTATTCACAAAAGTCAGTACGAATCGGCTCAATCCCTTGGCTTTACCCCGTTTCAAACCTACCGTTATATCATTTTTCCCCAAGCGTACAAAAGGATCATCCCTCCACTTACGGGGCAATTCGCCTCCATCATCAAAGACTCATCCTTGCTTTCGATCATCTCGATCAGTGAGTTTACTATGAATGCCCAAGAGGTCAACGCTTATACTTTTTCAACCTTAGAGAGTTACATACCCCTAGCCATTGGGTATTTGATGCTCACCTACCCTATCTCCTTTTGGGCTAAAAAGCTTGAAGAGCGGATGAAAGACTAA
- a CDS encoding sulfite exporter TauE/SafE family protein — MNDFILGLITFLTSVLTGAVGMGGGLLMIAILPSFLPLNALIPVHGLTQISSNVSRAYFGHKDIQYSVVPKFLIGSLIGVGIFAFLLNLITINYIPLFIGTYILLSLWSQTFNEKIKKYESYYVIGFFQSGLSVVVGTTGPLAITKLLKEFEDNDKVVATSAVLMSITHILKALVYLNFGFIFADYLGMIFFMIACSILGSYVGTKLRNKIDGKKLFFALRIVLSIMALKSILSIFQ; from the coding sequence ATGAATGACTTTATTTTGGGGTTGATCACTTTTCTAACATCCGTCCTTACAGGTGCGGTAGGAATGGGTGGTGGATTATTAATGATCGCTATTCTTCCATCCTTTTTACCACTCAACGCGCTTATCCCCGTTCATGGACTAACACAAATATCGAGCAATGTATCACGAGCCTATTTTGGACATAAAGATATTCAGTACAGTGTTGTCCCCAAATTCTTGATTGGTTCACTTATTGGTGTTGGCATCTTTGCTTTTTTACTCAATCTTATTACGATCAACTATATCCCATTATTCATTGGAACGTATATCTTGTTATCTTTATGGTCTCAAACCTTTAATGAGAAAATAAAAAAATATGAAAGCTACTACGTCATTGGATTTTTTCAATCAGGACTTTCAGTTGTTGTCGGCACAACGGGTCCACTTGCCATAACAAAACTCCTAAAAGAGTTTGAAGATAATGATAAAGTCGTTGCAACCTCCGCGGTGCTTATGAGCATTACGCATATTTTAAAAGCACTTGTCTATCTCAATTTTGGATTTATCTTTGCTGACTATCTTGGGATGATTTTCTTTATGATTGCCTGCTCTATTTTAGGCTCATACGTAGGTACAAAATTGAGGAATAAGATTGATGGTAAAAAATTATTCTTTGCATTGAGAATAGTGCTCTCTATTATGGCACTCAAATCAATTCTATCGATTTTTCAATAA
- a CDS encoding transporter substrate-binding domain-containing protein, giving the protein MFKYLINVLIGLSLFTTLVNSAEKPLIVGMELQYPPFEMSDKDGTPSGVSVDLAKALGKYLGREVTIENIAWDGLIPSLKTGKIDLIISSMTITDERQKTIDFSIPYAQSNLAILTNKTSGVKSIEDLNQKGKKIAVKKGTTGHLYANQYLKNAELLVFDKENAAVLEVIQGKADGFLYDQLTIYKNWANHKETTVALLKPFQEKPEYWGAAIKKGNDTLKEQVNAFIKHAKSDGTFDALSKKYLTEARATFDALGIPFFF; this is encoded by the coding sequence ATGTTTAAGTACCTTATCAACGTTCTCATTGGACTCAGTCTTTTTACAACCCTTGTAAATTCAGCAGAAAAACCACTCATCGTTGGCATGGAGTTGCAGTACCCTCCTTTTGAGATGAGTGATAAAGATGGAACGCCTAGTGGCGTAAGTGTCGATTTGGCAAAGGCACTTGGAAAATACCTTGGACGCGAAGTCACAATCGAAAATATCGCGTGGGATGGGTTGATTCCTTCACTCAAAACAGGGAAAATTGACCTCATTATCTCTTCAATGACGATCACGGATGAGCGTCAAAAAACGATTGATTTTTCGATTCCTTACGCGCAATCCAACTTGGCGATTTTAACCAACAAAACAAGCGGTGTGAAAAGCATTGAGGATTTAAACCAAAAGGGTAAAAAGATTGCTGTGAAAAAAGGTACAACGGGGCATCTTTATGCAAACCAATACCTCAAAAATGCTGAACTGTTAGTCTTTGACAAAGAAAATGCCGCAGTTTTAGAAGTGATCCAAGGCAAAGCGGATGGTTTTTTGTATGACCAGCTAACGATCTATAAAAACTGGGCTAATCATAAAGAGACAACCGTTGCACTGTTAAAACCGTTTCAAGAAAAGCCTGAGTATTGGGGTGCGGCTATTAAAAAAGGTAATGACACACTCAAAGAGCAAGTCAATGCGTTTATCAAACACGCTAAAAGCGACGGCACGTTTGATGCGCTATCGAAAAAGTATCTCACAGAGGCTAGAGCGACGTTCGATGCGCTTGGGATTCCATTTTTCTTTTAA
- a CDS encoding tetratricopeptide repeat protein gives MVKSLLLLIGLISITQAGLLDFWNANQAKEAYAKGDYSKASSLYQSLDQTNENAAYNLGNAYYKEKAYDKALEAYQHVKDPKLLPQTLHNMGNSYAQLHQNDQAIKAYESALKLKEDKDTRFNLELLKKEQQKQDQKQNNSSENNQKKDNQQKSSSKEQPKDSNTSQNSSNSEPQQSDKPAQHEPKNAKDTNTSAQQQPTSSKPEEKPSSDTHDAQKHDAPKKDDTKDEQQAQAAQADDASAPISNHEEHQWDKILNQRGVNTLMLPLSNKGEKDDTSKPW, from the coding sequence ATGGTTAAATCACTCCTTTTACTCATCGGATTGATAAGCATTACGCAAGCGGGGTTACTTGATTTTTGGAATGCAAATCAAGCCAAAGAGGCGTACGCAAAGGGCGATTATTCTAAAGCCTCATCCTTGTATCAAAGCCTAGATCAAACCAACGAGAACGCTGCGTACAATTTGGGCAATGCCTATTACAAAGAAAAAGCCTACGACAAAGCTTTAGAGGCGTATCAGCATGTTAAAGATCCAAAACTTTTGCCTCAAACCTTACATAACATGGGCAATAGCTACGCACAATTACACCAAAATGATCAAGCCATCAAAGCGTACGAATCAGCGCTCAAACTCAAAGAGGACAAAGACACACGGTTCAATTTGGAGCTCTTAAAAAAAGAGCAACAAAAACAAGACCAAAAACAGAATAATTCATCTGAAAACAATCAGAAAAAAGACAACCAACAAAAATCCTCGTCCAAAGAACAACCAAAAGACAGCAATACCTCTCAAAATTCAAGCAATTCTGAACCGCAACAAAGCGACAAACCTGCTCAACATGAGCCAAAAAATGCTAAAGACACCAACACTTCGGCGCAGCAACAGCCCACATCTTCCAAACCTGAAGAGAAGCCTTCGTCTGATACACATGATGCACAAAAGCACGATGCACCCAAAAAAGACGATACGAAAGATGAACAACAGGCGCAAGCGGCTCAAGCAGATGATGCTAGCGCACCTATTAGCAACCATGAAGAGCACCAATGGGACAAAATACTCAATCAAAGAGGGGTCAATACGTTGATGTTGCCGCTAAGCAACAAAGGAGAAAAAGATGATACTTCAAAACCTTGGTAA
- a CDS encoding vWA domain-containing protein, protein MFSFEYPYAFALLLLFFAGFKWFKMRSSILIFPNLPLLQQVEHKGGYARLISKYLAIFALVTALASPIIKDETIIQHGKGYELSLILDVSGSMHESNKIGIVKSIVQEFIEARKDDKLALSVFGDFAYVAVPLTFDKSSLLDLLSRLDAGVAGVHQTALYEALYLSSNIFKTSTSKNKIAILLTDGMDNAGTIPIDVAIRTAQKYHIKVYTIGVGGSNDYNPTVLQTIAKETGGIFFEANSKQRLEEIYHQIDSLEKSEITADKYVKKEYFFQYFLIGSLVFMGLYMILSNKE, encoded by the coding sequence ATGTTTAGTTTTGAATACCCTTACGCGTTTGCGCTTTTACTCCTCTTTTTCGCTGGCTTCAAGTGGTTTAAAATGCGAAGCTCTATTTTGATTTTTCCCAATCTACCGCTCCTTCAACAGGTCGAACACAAAGGCGGTTATGCAAGACTGATCAGCAAATACCTAGCCATTTTTGCGCTTGTTACCGCTCTTGCTTCGCCTATCATCAAAGATGAGACGATTATTCAGCATGGCAAAGGGTATGAGCTCTCGTTGATTTTAGATGTGAGCGGTTCGATGCATGAGAGCAATAAAATAGGCATCGTCAAATCCATCGTTCAAGAGTTCATCGAAGCGCGCAAAGACGATAAATTAGCCCTCAGTGTTTTTGGCGATTTTGCGTACGTGGCAGTCCCTCTGACCTTTGATAAATCCAGTTTGCTCGACCTGCTCAGTCGCCTTGATGCAGGTGTTGCAGGGGTGCATCAAACCGCACTCTATGAAGCGCTTTATCTCAGCAGTAACATCTTTAAAACCTCGACCTCTAAAAATAAAATTGCGATTTTACTCACTGACGGTATGGATAACGCTGGCACGATTCCCATTGATGTCGCCATTCGCACCGCGCAAAAATACCACATCAAAGTCTACACCATAGGCGTTGGTGGCTCAAACGACTACAATCCAACGGTCTTGCAAACCATCGCCAAAGAGACGGGCGGCATCTTTTTTGAAGCCAATTCCAAACAACGCTTGGAGGAGATTTACCATCAAATTGACAGCCTTGAGAAAAGTGAAATTACCGCCGACAAGTACGTTAAAAAAGAGTACTTTTTTCAGTATTTTCTCATAGGATCCCTTGTATTTATGGGACTTTATATGATACTTTCCAACAAGGAGTAA
- a CDS encoding DUF58 domain-containing protein, whose product MQTQKAILVKTKRKIFALHSGNHPSIFESRGIDFREIKEYTFGDEIRKINWKVTAREQSPYVNRFNEERALNVLVVFLVSGSIYFGTQKLKQESMAEVLSALSFATLHQSDYLSTLFFSDKEEFFHAPTKNMGSLERLLDVALTLNPLSKTVDYTALNTYVMNRIKRKSLMFVIGDFYGDVDLSALMARNEVYAIMVRDHFEESPKLQGEHTLIDPNTMHQSSFSLSGSQLKAYAKKMEEQDARTIAHFKKHKIKHTKLYTDEEPYEKLFELFRG is encoded by the coding sequence ATGCAGACTCAAAAAGCCATCTTGGTTAAAACCAAGCGGAAGATTTTCGCACTCCACTCAGGCAATCACCCCTCCATTTTTGAATCACGAGGGATTGATTTTAGAGAGATCAAAGAGTACACCTTTGGCGATGAAATACGCAAAATCAACTGGAAAGTGACCGCACGTGAGCAAAGTCCTTATGTCAACCGCTTCAACGAAGAGCGCGCTTTAAATGTATTGGTCGTTTTTTTAGTGAGCGGAAGCATCTACTTTGGAACGCAAAAACTCAAACAAGAGAGCATGGCAGAAGTACTATCCGCCCTCTCCTTTGCAACACTGCATCAGAGTGATTACTTAAGTACGCTCTTTTTTAGTGATAAAGAGGAGTTTTTTCACGCTCCCACCAAAAACATGGGCTCGTTGGAACGCCTTTTGGATGTGGCCTTAACGCTCAATCCCCTTTCCAAAACCGTGGACTACACAGCGCTTAATACCTACGTGATGAACCGCATCAAACGCAAATCGCTCATGTTTGTCATTGGTGATTTTTACGGCGATGTGGATTTGAGCGCGTTGATGGCACGCAATGAAGTTTATGCCATTATGGTGCGCGACCACTTTGAGGAGTCCCCCAAATTGCAAGGTGAGCACACGCTCATCGACCCTAATACGATGCACCAGAGCTCTTTTTCACTAAGTGGTTCACAACTCAAAGCTTACGCCAAAAAGATGGAAGAGCAAGACGCTCGAACCATCGCGCATTTTAAAAAACATAAAATCAAACACACCAAACTCTATACGGATGAAGAGCCGTATGAGAAGTTGTTTGAACTTTTTAGGGGTTAA
- a CDS encoding tetratricopeptide repeat protein, whose amino-acid sequence MKKIFGFLTVLIFVVSFAHAEPTIHQVYEAAQAGKLSEAHTMVEEVLKAHPQSAKAHFVNAEILSAQGQITQARSELSVAEQLEPGLPFAKPQAIQTLKDKLGLLGAPKTLSNEHQSASSSTKPFPWTTALLFGGGALVFVFLIRSAFSRKSTPSNNGLNGGTPPTAPYPNNAPMNPSSSQGGGMGSGIASGLATGLAAGVGVAAGEALFNHFANNNASTPNAGAHTAPPVDTTPQPSSSDFGDNDFGINDDSSWDDSSSDDSMSDSSSDSW is encoded by the coding sequence GTGAAAAAAATATTTGGATTTTTAACGGTTCTCATTTTCGTGGTGAGTTTCGCACATGCAGAGCCTACGATACACCAAGTTTACGAAGCAGCGCAAGCGGGTAAACTCAGTGAAGCACACACAATGGTTGAAGAGGTTTTAAAAGCACATCCACAAAGTGCCAAAGCACACTTTGTCAATGCTGAAATACTCTCAGCCCAAGGTCAAATTACGCAAGCGCGTTCTGAACTTAGCGTTGCTGAGCAGTTAGAGCCAGGATTGCCTTTTGCCAAACCACAAGCGATTCAAACGCTTAAAGATAAGCTAGGACTCTTGGGTGCTCCTAAGACTCTCTCTAATGAGCATCAAAGCGCATCTTCTTCCACTAAACCTTTTCCATGGACAACCGCATTGCTCTTTGGGGGAGGTGCACTTGTCTTTGTTTTCCTTATTCGATCAGCGTTTAGCCGAAAGTCTACACCTTCCAACAATGGCTTGAACGGTGGAACACCTCCAACCGCGCCCTATCCTAATAACGCTCCTATGAATCCTTCCAGTTCACAAGGTGGAGGAATGGGAAGTGGCATCGCTTCAGGATTGGCGACAGGACTTGCCGCAGGCGTTGGTGTGGCTGCAGGTGAAGCGTTGTTTAACCATTTTGCCAATAACAACGCCTCAACGCCCAACGCAGGAGCCCATACTGCGCCCCCCGTGGACACTACCCCACAACCGTCTTCTTCTGATTTTGGAGACAATGACTTTGGCATTAACGATGACAGTTCATGGGATGATAGCTCTTCGGATGATAGCATGAGTGATTCCAGTAGCGATTCTTGGTAA
- a CDS encoding BatD family protein, with protein MILQNLGKMALLCVCFCAFLFADASIRVDKMALYPGDAVTFTLSAEGSDVTFPSISSVDEFPILGTSSANSIQMINGATTRNISRSYTFSPTHDVTIPAFSVTIAGKAYSTEPQKISVLTPKASKSGEPFVLELKADKKSAYVGEPIKLSMVFKQQVGAKADKVEVSELSLKDFWVKKEETLHQNVEGEYVTKQYDYVLFPKKTGDIEIPAIFSRVGTAVKTDMGGGGLDSFFNDSLFAPMQIKWKQVFSNALHVNVKPLPSNTYLYGDFSIEASVDKTSTEPNKPINLILHIKGKGNIDDIAQFNPSINDVAIYADAPKVDASLNKEDYEGEFSEHIALVSDKDFTIPSFDLSYFDAKTHTVVTQKTKEIPIHIIGAVIKSAPTLEKNKSSEPTAEPATSDEPKKPFLFKPYMNALYAALGILFILALGVWFAQTKKARPISQTQALASAIDKAKSDKALFDLLLPYAKKDALIAEILAKLEANLYGGAQNIIDKKELKRFVEERAIG; from the coding sequence ATGATACTTCAAAACCTTGGTAAGATGGCGCTTCTTTGCGTCTGCTTCTGCGCGTTTCTTTTCGCAGACGCTTCCATTCGCGTCGATAAGATGGCGTTGTACCCAGGCGATGCCGTGACCTTTACCCTGAGTGCAGAAGGGAGTGATGTCACCTTTCCAAGCATCAGTTCGGTTGATGAGTTTCCCATTTTGGGCACATCCAGTGCCAACAGCATTCAGATGATCAATGGCGCTACCACCCGAAATATTTCACGCAGTTACACCTTTTCGCCAACGCACGATGTAACCATTCCTGCCTTTTCCGTTACGATAGCAGGCAAAGCGTACAGCACAGAGCCTCAAAAAATATCCGTTTTAACCCCCAAAGCCAGCAAGTCGGGTGAGCCTTTTGTGCTTGAGCTCAAAGCCGATAAAAAGAGTGCGTATGTGGGTGAGCCGATAAAGCTTAGCATGGTTTTCAAACAACAAGTAGGTGCAAAAGCCGATAAGGTCGAAGTGAGCGAGCTTTCACTCAAAGATTTTTGGGTTAAAAAAGAGGAAACACTGCATCAAAATGTCGAAGGCGAGTATGTCACCAAACAGTATGATTACGTGCTGTTTCCTAAAAAAACAGGCGACATTGAGATTCCTGCCATCTTTTCACGCGTCGGAACCGCGGTTAAAACAGACATGGGAGGTGGTGGACTGGATAGCTTTTTTAATGATTCACTGTTCGCTCCCATGCAAATCAAATGGAAACAGGTTTTCTCCAACGCGTTACATGTAAACGTAAAACCTTTACCTTCTAACACCTATCTCTATGGCGATTTTTCCATTGAAGCGAGTGTGGATAAAACGTCCACTGAGCCCAATAAGCCCATCAACCTGATTCTTCACATTAAAGGCAAAGGAAACATCGATGACATCGCCCAGTTCAATCCTTCCATCAACGATGTCGCCATTTATGCCGATGCCCCCAAAGTAGATGCTTCGTTAAACAAAGAGGATTATGAAGGCGAATTTAGCGAGCATATCGCATTGGTCTCCGATAAAGATTTCACGATTCCCTCGTTTGATCTCTCCTACTTTGATGCCAAAACGCATACCGTCGTCACTCAAAAAACCAAAGAAATCCCCATTCACATCATCGGTGCAGTGATAAAAAGTGCTCCTACGTTAGAGAAAAACAAAAGTAGCGAACCAACGGCAGAGCCTGCAACGTCTGATGAGCCGAAAAAACCCTTTTTATTTAAACCGTACATGAACGCTCTTTACGCAGCACTGGGCATTCTTTTCATTCTAGCCTTGGGTGTATGGTTCGCTCAAACCAAAAAAGCGCGCCCCATCTCACAAACACAGGCTTTAGCATCCGCGATTGATAAAGCCAAAAGTGATAAAGCCTTGTTCGATCTCTTGCTTCCTTATGCTAAAAAAGATGCGTTGATTGCGGAGATTTTAGCTAAACTCGAAGCCAATCTTTACGGTGGCGCACAGAACATTATCGACAAAAAAGAGCTCAAACGGTTCGTGGAAGAAAGAGCGATTGGGTAA
- a CDS encoding DUF4381 family protein codes for MEQLRDIKGLVEIPFPTLWLIIAALALVCLLLLGASLWYRSHQRKKAHSVRAKALLALKQMDFSDAKEAAYCFTHNGYLVLGENSLHVKNFETIVQDLEAYKFKKEVPSLDEAMTRRMQAFIKEVSHV; via the coding sequence ATGGAGCAATTACGTGATATTAAAGGCTTGGTTGAAATTCCTTTTCCCACGCTTTGGCTCATCATCGCAGCTCTTGCCTTGGTGTGCCTTCTGCTTCTTGGAGCATCTCTTTGGTACCGTTCCCATCAGCGCAAAAAAGCACACAGTGTGAGAGCAAAAGCACTTCTTGCGTTGAAGCAGATGGACTTTAGCGATGCCAAAGAAGCGGCGTACTGTTTTACCCACAATGGGTACCTAGTACTGGGCGAAAACTCTTTACATGTAAAGAATTTTGAGACGATTGTGCAAGACCTAGAAGCGTACAAATTTAAAAAAGAAGTTCCTTCGTTGGATGAAGCGATGACGCGTCGTATGCAAGCGTTTATCAAAGAGGTTTCCCATGTTTAG